A stretch of the Gemmatimonadaceae bacterium genome encodes the following:
- a CDS encoding DUF72 domain-containing protein, translating to MTRLDVPRRGTPIDAMSGSVRIGTQGWNYDAWVGPFYPPHTRPAEFLSVYARAFDTVEVDSTFYAVPSAKTVRGWADRTPSQFRFALKMPQEVTHERRLRECAGVAAEFFDRARELEGKLAAVLLQFGSDFTPAELPALAEFIPKLPGDIRFAVEFRDKGWIYDGVLALLAEHGVALALTEGKWISRRQTFALAERPTADLIYVRWMGNREIVDFSRVQVDRTRELEAWAEVLARLERDGRTILGYFNNHFSGHSPASARDLQRLLRQSPVDPEHLGEQMSLF from the coding sequence GTGACGCGGCTTGACGTGCCACGGCGGGGCACGCCAATTGATGCCATGTCCGGCTCCGTTCGCATCGGCACCCAAGGGTGGAACTACGACGCCTGGGTAGGCCCGTTCTATCCGCCCCACACCCGTCCCGCGGAGTTCCTCAGCGTGTACGCGCGCGCCTTCGACACGGTGGAGGTGGACTCGACGTTCTACGCGGTGCCGTCGGCCAAGACCGTGCGCGGGTGGGCCGACCGTACACCGTCGCAGTTCAGGTTCGCGCTCAAGATGCCGCAGGAAGTGACCCACGAGCGGCGACTCCGGGAGTGTGCCGGCGTGGCCGCGGAATTTTTCGACCGGGCGCGGGAACTCGAAGGCAAACTGGCCGCTGTGCTGCTGCAGTTCGGGTCCGACTTCACGCCGGCGGAGTTGCCGGCGCTGGCCGAGTTCATTCCCAAGCTTCCGGGCGACATCCGGTTCGCGGTGGAATTCCGCGATAAGGGATGGATCTACGATGGCGTGCTGGCGCTGCTCGCCGAGCACGGCGTGGCGCTGGCGCTCACCGAGGGCAAGTGGATCTCGCGCCGCCAGACGTTCGCGCTCGCCGAACGCCCCACTGCCGATCTCATCTACGTGCGTTGGATGGGCAATCGTGAGATCGTGGACTTCTCGCGCGTGCAGGTGGATCGCACGCGCGAACTCGAGGCGTGGGCCGAGGTGCTGGCGCGCCTGGAGCGAGACGGCCGGACGATCCTCGGCTACTTCAACAATCATTTCTCCGGTCACAGCCCGGCGTCGGCCCGCGATCTGCAGCGCCTGCTGCGTCAGAGCCCGGTCGATCCCGAGCATCTCGGGGAACAGATGTCGCTGTTCTGA
- a CDS encoding SURF1 family protein — translation MSKRIVLFSAFALAAAALFVRLGFWQISRLHERQALNAYIESRIDSIPVSFFALGPDSAVTHFRRVTVSGTPDFAHEFYMVDRTRDGAPGVYVLTPIRVPGHDTAVLVNRGWVYSPDATTIDPSRWHAPDSTFEGYVDEFQPPVAVPPPEPQHVRTIDYQRIAAALPYPIADTYVVALGRDSVIAGTPLRIDPPPLDEGPHRSYAVQWFAFALIALGGAAFVVLKDREARRAAAQGAGHSRAS, via the coding sequence ATGTCCAAGCGGATCGTCCTCTTCTCTGCGTTCGCGCTTGCCGCGGCGGCGCTGTTCGTCCGGCTCGGCTTCTGGCAGATAAGCCGGCTGCATGAGCGCCAGGCGCTGAACGCCTACATCGAATCGCGTATCGATTCGATACCGGTGTCCTTCTTCGCATTGGGCCCGGACAGTGCGGTCACCCACTTCAGGCGCGTCACGGTGAGTGGAACGCCCGATTTCGCGCACGAGTTCTACATGGTGGATCGCACGAGGGACGGAGCGCCGGGCGTGTACGTGCTGACGCCGATCCGCGTGCCGGGGCACGACACCGCCGTGCTCGTGAACCGGGGGTGGGTGTACTCGCCCGATGCGACGACCATCGATCCGTCCCGCTGGCACGCTCCCGACAGCACGTTCGAAGGCTACGTGGACGAGTTCCAGCCGCCGGTGGCGGTGCCGCCGCCCGAGCCCCAACATGTACGGACCATCGACTACCAGCGGATCGCGGCCGCGCTGCCGTACCCGATCGCCGACACGTACGTCGTAGCTCTGGGCAGGGACTCGGTGATCGCGGGGACCCCGTTGCGCATCGATCCACCGCCGCTCGACGAGGGGCCGCACCGCAGCTACGCGGTCCAATGGTTCGCGTTCGCGCTCATTGCGCTGGGCGGTGCGGCGTTCGTGGTCCTCAAAGACCGGGAGGCGCGGCGGGCCGCGGCCCAAGGCGCCGGCCATTCTCGAGCAAGTTGA
- a CDS encoding acyl-CoA dehydrogenase family protein, giving the protein MGAQPVGRASEQEARDVAEAARESEWSGPSFVRDLFLGRFPLHLIHPVAAPDAEEMARAKPFLDALRTFLERVDSDMIDRTGEVPEAYVQELREIGAFGIKIPREYGGLGLHYSTYVKAIAMVTSKDGSLAALLSAHQSIGLPQPLALFGTEEQKRAYFPRLAKGAISAFALTEVDVGSDPANLASHAEPSADGTQWVLNGEKLWCTNGTRADLFVVMARTPDRVVNGKPRRQITAFIVEASWPGVEVVHRCRFMGLKAIENGLIRFTDVRVPRENILWAEGRGLKLALVTLNTGRLTLPASVAGSSKAMLEISRKWAMERVQWGQPVGRHEAVARKIGAMAADTFAIDAVSRLTVAAAERGNYDIRLEAAIAKMYNTEIGWRIVDDTLQVRGGRGYETADSLRERGERPVAVERAMRDARINLIFEGSSEIMRLFIAREAVDHHFKLAFPIVNPDSTLGQRLRAAVRAAPFYAGWYPALWLPRVGGFGEFGRLAHHLRFAERRARKLARAIFHAMVRFGPKLERKQAVLFRGVEIGAELFAMTAACVYAHDEAERGNDGAVALADVFCREAARRVDDRFREFYGPNDAAMYRLSQQVLSGEFAWMEEGIISGWESADT; this is encoded by the coding sequence ATGGGGGCGCAGCCGGTGGGGCGGGCCAGCGAGCAGGAAGCGCGCGATGTGGCCGAAGCGGCACGCGAGAGCGAATGGTCGGGTCCGAGCTTCGTGCGGGACCTGTTTCTCGGACGATTCCCACTGCACCTCATTCACCCGGTTGCGGCGCCCGATGCCGAGGAGATGGCCCGCGCCAAGCCATTCCTCGACGCGCTGCGCACATTTCTCGAGCGCGTCGATTCCGACATGATCGACCGTACCGGCGAGGTGCCCGAGGCATACGTGCAGGAATTGCGCGAGATAGGCGCGTTCGGAATCAAGATTCCCCGTGAGTACGGCGGACTGGGGCTGCACTACTCGACCTACGTGAAGGCGATTGCGATGGTGACGTCCAAGGACGGGTCGCTGGCCGCGCTGCTTTCGGCGCACCAGTCCATCGGGTTGCCGCAGCCGCTGGCCTTGTTCGGCACCGAGGAGCAGAAACGCGCATATTTTCCGCGGCTCGCCAAGGGCGCGATCTCCGCGTTCGCGCTCACCGAAGTGGACGTCGGATCGGACCCCGCGAATCTGGCCTCGCACGCGGAGCCGAGCGCCGACGGTACGCAGTGGGTGCTGAACGGCGAGAAGCTCTGGTGCACCAACGGTACGCGCGCCGACCTGTTCGTGGTCATGGCGCGCACGCCGGACCGGGTCGTGAACGGAAAACCGCGGCGTCAGATCACGGCATTCATCGTCGAGGCCAGCTGGCCGGGCGTCGAGGTGGTGCACCGGTGCCGGTTCATGGGGCTCAAGGCGATCGAGAACGGATTGATCCGGTTCACCGACGTGCGCGTGCCCAGAGAGAACATCCTGTGGGCCGAGGGGCGCGGGCTCAAGCTGGCGCTCGTCACCCTGAACACGGGGCGGCTCACGCTGCCGGCCAGCGTAGCGGGGTCGAGCAAGGCGATGCTCGAGATCTCGCGCAAGTGGGCGATGGAACGCGTGCAGTGGGGGCAGCCCGTGGGCCGGCACGAGGCCGTGGCGCGAAAGATCGGTGCGATGGCGGCCGACACCTTCGCCATCGACGCGGTGTCGCGGCTCACGGTGGCGGCGGCCGAGCGCGGCAATTACGACATCCGTCTCGAAGCCGCGATCGCCAAGATGTACAACACGGAGATCGGCTGGCGCATTGTCGACGACACGCTGCAGGTGCGCGGCGGACGCGGCTACGAGACGGCCGACTCGTTGCGCGAGCGCGGCGAGCGGCCGGTAGCAGTGGAGCGCGCGATGCGCGATGCGCGCATCAATCTGATCTTCGAGGGGTCGTCGGAGATCATGCGACTGTTCATTGCCCGTGAAGCGGTGGACCACCACTTCAAGCTGGCGTTCCCGATCGTCAACCCCGACTCCACGCTCGGCCAGCGGCTGCGCGCCGCGGTGCGGGCCGCGCCGTTCTATGCCGGGTGGTATCCGGCGCTCTGGCTTCCCCGGGTGGGGGGATTCGGTGAGTTCGGCCGCCTGGCCCACCATCTGCGGTTCGCGGAGCGTCGGGCGCGCAAGCTGGCACGCGCGATCTTCCACGCCATGGTGCGGTTCGGACCCAAGCTGGAACGCAAGCAGGCGGTGCTGTTCCGCGGCGTGGAGATCGGGGCGGAGCTATTCGCGATGACGGCGGCTTGCGTGTACGCACACGACGAGGCCGAGCGGGGGAACGACGGGGCGGTGGCCCTGGCCGACGTCTTCTGCCGCGAGGCCGCGCGGCGGGTGGACGACCGATTCCGCGAGTTCTACGGGCCGAACGACGCGGCGATGTATCGGTTGAGCCAGCAGGTGTTGAGCGGGGAGTTCGCGTGGATGGAGGAGGGGATTATCAGCGGTTGGGAAAGTGCGGACACCTGA
- a CDS encoding cation transporter, translating to MEQITLKIEGMTCQHCVHAVKGRLSKMQGVKVDDVQIGSATIHHDPAVATIDAIEEAIADEGYTAFTE from the coding sequence ATGGAGCAGATTACACTGAAGATCGAAGGCATGACGTGCCAGCACTGCGTGCACGCGGTGAAGGGCCGCCTGTCCAAGATGCAGGGCGTGAAGGTGGACGACGTGCAGATCGGCTCGGCCACGATTCATCATGATCCGGCCGTGGCGACGATCGACGCGATCGAGGAAGCCATCGCCGACGAGGGGTATACGGCTTTTACGGAATAG
- a CDS encoding DMT family transporter, whose amino-acid sequence MTVVESTATTRASGWRATGLIVVSATGFGAIPILTSLATRSGASLLNVLSWRYLLGTVLLALLAGRAASLRAPWRRLAPVFVLAGGAQAFIAFVSLSALAYIPAAPLSFLFYTYPAWVAVIAALRGTERLTPARLLALVLSLTGIGIMVGTPSMGQLHPMGVMLALVSAVAYAMYIPLIGHYQEQLSESIAAVYSALGAGVILIAFDYSTSRATVALSHEAWLAIGVLALWSTAIAFTAFLRGLRVLGPVRTAIVSTIEPFWTALLGAWVLGQGVTPAVLGGGVLIAAAVVLLQLRRMTVE is encoded by the coding sequence ATGACGGTAGTCGAGTCCACCGCGACGACGCGGGCCTCGGGGTGGCGGGCGACCGGGCTGATCGTGGTGAGCGCCACGGGATTCGGTGCGATCCCGATTCTCACGTCGCTCGCCACTCGGTCGGGCGCGTCGCTGCTCAACGTGCTTTCCTGGCGCTACCTGCTGGGGACGGTGCTTCTGGCGCTGCTCGCCGGCCGGGCCGCGTCACTCCGCGCGCCATGGCGCCGCTTGGCGCCGGTGTTCGTGCTCGCCGGCGGCGCCCAGGCGTTCATCGCGTTCGTGAGCCTGTCGGCACTCGCCTACATCCCCGCGGCGCCGCTCAGCTTTCTCTTCTACACGTACCCCGCCTGGGTGGCCGTGATCGCCGCCCTGCGCGGCACCGAACGGCTCACACCCGCGCGTCTGCTGGCGCTCGTGCTCTCGCTCACCGGCATCGGCATCATGGTGGGAACGCCCAGCATGGGGCAGCTGCATCCGATGGGCGTGATGCTGGCCCTGGTGTCGGCCGTGGCCTACGCCATGTACATCCCGCTCATCGGCCACTATCAGGAGCAGCTGTCGGAGTCGATCGCCGCGGTCTACTCGGCCCTCGGGGCCGGCGTGATTCTGATCGCCTTCGACTATTCCACGAGCCGCGCCACCGTCGCGCTCAGCCACGAGGCGTGGCTGGCCATCGGCGTGCTCGCGCTCTGGTCCACGGCTATCGCGTTCACCGCCTTCCTGCGCGGCCTGCGCGTGCTGGGGCCGGTGCGCACGGCCATCGTCTCAACGATCGAACCCTTCTGGACGGCCCTACTCGGCGCCTGGGTACTGGGCCAGGGGGTCACGCCGGCCGTGCTCGGCGGAGGCGTGCTGATCGCCGCCGCGGTCGTGCTGTTGCAGCTGCGCCGGATGACGGTCGAGTAG
- a CDS encoding heavy-metal-associated domain-containing protein: protein MISRLTIPGMRSNYCVTAVYTALTAVEGIWQADVTIGGATIEHDGRATAEALRAAIAVAGYDVVEVIEERRRLV, encoded by the coding sequence ATGATTTCCCGTCTCACCATTCCGGGCATGCGCAGCAATTACTGCGTGACCGCCGTGTACACCGCGCTCACCGCCGTGGAAGGCATTTGGCAGGCCGACGTCACGATCGGCGGAGCGACGATCGAGCACGACGGCCGCGCGACCGCCGAAGCGCTGCGGGCCGCGATCGCCGTGGCTGGATACGACGTCGTCGAGGTGATTGAAGAGCGCCGGCGGTTGGTGTAG
- a CDS encoding NAD(P)-dependent oxidoreductase — MTQVAFLGLGAIGWPMARRVADAGFELTVWNRTAARTRDFAAATKARAATSPADAVRGAEVVVTCLSTSKHVASLLDGADGLLAGLARGALFVDCTSGDPATSARIAERLAAQGVAYIDAPVSGGTSGAEQGTLTVMVGGDRAALDRARPVLASFGKKIVHCGGVGAGDAVKAMNNAMLAIHVWSTGECLAALSRMGVDPRVALDVVNASSGRSNTSENLFPQRVLTRAFPRTFRLALLDKDLGIAAAVAREQNVPSPILQLTAELFRMAHAELGEEADHVEAVRVIERLAGQEIA, encoded by the coding sequence ATGACCCAAGTCGCATTTCTCGGGCTCGGCGCAATCGGCTGGCCCATGGCACGCCGCGTGGCCGACGCCGGATTCGAACTCACCGTCTGGAATCGCACGGCCGCGCGGACGCGCGATTTTGCCGCCGCCACGAAAGCCCGAGCCGCCACCAGCCCGGCCGATGCCGTGCGGGGGGCCGAGGTCGTCGTGACCTGCCTCTCCACGTCCAAGCACGTCGCGTCGCTGCTCGACGGCGCCGACGGTCTACTCGCTGGGCTCGCGCGCGGCGCGCTGTTCGTGGACTGCACGTCCGGCGATCCGGCCACCTCCGCTCGGATAGCCGAGCGGTTGGCCGCGCAGGGGGTGGCGTATATCGATGCACCGGTGAGCGGCGGCACGAGCGGCGCCGAGCAGGGCACGCTGACGGTCATGGTCGGAGGCGATCGCGCGGCGCTCGACCGCGCGCGGCCGGTTCTCGCGTCGTTCGGCAAGAAGATCGTACACTGTGGGGGCGTCGGGGCCGGTGACGCCGTGAAGGCGATGAACAATGCCATGCTCGCCATCCATGTGTGGTCCACTGGTGAGTGCCTCGCGGCGCTGTCGCGGATGGGGGTCGACCCCAGGGTGGCGCTCGACGTCGTGAACGCATCGAGCGGCCGCTCCAACACCTCGGAGAACCTCTTTCCCCAGCGCGTGCTGACGCGCGCCTTCCCTCGCACGTTCCGCCTGGCGCTGCTCGACAAAGACCTCGGGATCGCCGCCGCCGTGGCCCGCGAGCAGAATGTCCCGTCGCCCATTCTGCAGCTGACGGCCGAACTGTTTCGCATGGCGCATGCCGAGTTGGGCGAGGAGGCCGATCACGTGGAGGCCGTGCGGGTGATCGAGCGGCTGGCCGGCCAGGAGATCGCGTGA
- a CDS encoding cysteine desulfurase-like protein — MKTVAEIRAAFPALERMHAGFPVAYFDGPGGTQVPRPVGEAIIDYIYHHNANTHWAYPTSTETDALIAAARQTLAEFLNGRPDEIAFGQNMTSLTFHLARGLGRAWGPGDEVVVTELDHHANVAPWRALAVDRGVTIRTVRMRPATGTLDWDDLERAVGPRTRLLAIGAASNALGTITDVRAATALAHAHGALAFVDAVHYAPHQLVDVQAIGCDFLACSAYKFYGPHIGILWGRRALIESTDVPRLDPAPQESPERLETGTQNHEGMVGAAAAVDFLAGLAGAEGAGGRRNALQAGYAELHRRGETLLAQLWAGLEAIAGITLFGPRPGQPRTPTVSFVMKGRATTEIARKLAGQGLFVSNGDFYAATVIERLGQSPDGVVRIGASCYTTNEEVDRLLHALAAL, encoded by the coding sequence GTGAAGACGGTGGCCGAGATCCGCGCCGCCTTCCCGGCGCTGGAGCGCATGCACGCCGGATTCCCCGTGGCGTACTTCGACGGTCCCGGCGGCACCCAGGTGCCGCGCCCCGTGGGCGAAGCCATAATTGATTACATATACCACCACAACGCCAACACGCACTGGGCATATCCGACGAGCACCGAGACCGACGCCCTGATTGCCGCGGCGCGGCAGACGCTGGCCGAATTTCTGAACGGCAGGCCCGACGAGATCGCCTTCGGCCAGAACATGACGTCGCTCACGTTCCACCTGGCGCGCGGGCTGGGCCGGGCGTGGGGTCCGGGCGACGAGGTCGTGGTCACGGAACTCGACCACCACGCCAACGTGGCTCCGTGGCGCGCGCTGGCCGTGGATCGCGGCGTGACCATCCGCACCGTGCGCATGCGTCCGGCGACCGGGACGCTCGACTGGGACGATCTCGAACGTGCCGTGGGACCGCGCACCAGGCTGCTCGCCATCGGCGCCGCGTCCAATGCACTCGGTACGATCACCGACGTGCGCGCGGCCACGGCGCTGGCCCACGCGCACGGCGCCCTGGCGTTCGTGGACGCCGTACACTACGCGCCGCACCAGCTGGTGGACGTGCAGGCGATAGGCTGCGACTTCCTGGCCTGTTCGGCGTACAAGTTCTATGGGCCGCACATCGGCATTCTGTGGGGGCGCCGCGCGCTCATCGAATCCACCGACGTGCCTCGCCTCGACCCCGCGCCGCAGGAATCGCCCGAGCGGCTGGAAACCGGAACCCAGAACCACGAGGGCATGGTGGGCGCCGCGGCGGCGGTGGACTTCCTGGCCGGGCTCGCGGGGGCGGAAGGCGCCGGGGGTCGCCGCAACGCACTGCAGGCTGGCTACGCCGAGTTGCATCGCCGCGGCGAGACGCTGCTGGCGCAACTCTGGGCCGGGCTCGAAGCGATTGCCGGGATCACGCTGTTCGGGCCACGCCCGGGGCAGCCGCGTACGCCCACCGTGTCGTTCGTGATGAAGGGACGGGCGACGACCGAGATCGCGCGGAAGTTGGCGGGGCAAGGGCTGTTCGTGTCGAACGGCGATTTCTATGCGGCGACCGTGATCGAGCGGCTGGGGCAGAGTCCTGATGGCGTGGTGAGGATCGGGGCGAGTTGCTATACGACCAATGAGGAAGTCGACCGCCTCCTTCACGCGTTGGCTGCGCTGTAA